The segment TTCGCCCATGCGCAAAGCGACATCATCGCGCTGACCGACGCCGACAGCGTGGTGCCGAGCAACTGGGTGTCGCGGCTGATCCATGAGTATCAGCGGGACAGGAGCGCCGTCGCGATCGGTGGCGGCATCGTGTTCGAGCGGCCGAACCTGAGGGGATGGTTTCTCGCTCGCGTGCTGGTGCCGCTGTTCAACTGGATCGATTCGTTCGATCCCAAGGGGCCGCACCTGTGGGGGGCGAACTTCTCGGTTCGCCGCGAGGCGTTCGAGAAGATTGGCGGCTGGAACCGAAATTACAGCCTGCAGGTGGATTGCGAGATCTCGGAACGCCTGCGGGCGGTCGGAAAGGTACGCGTCATTCGTTCGCTTCAGGTGCGAACTTCGTCGCGCCGCTGGAATCACGCCCTGCTCAACAATCTGTTCGTCTACATCTCCAACTTCGTTTCGATGAGGTTGTTCTCGCGCCCGATGTGGCGGGACTTCCAGGTGGTTCGGGATGATCCGGCCGCCCCACGCCGGCGCTGGGGCATCGCGGCCTTCTGGACCCTGGCGTTGCTCGCGATCGCCGGGCTGAGCGCGGCGGCGCTGTCACCTCAGTCGAGTCTGTTTGGGCGAACCTACTGGCGAGGAGCCGGCGCGGACAAGCTGGTGGCCTTGTCCTTCGATGACGGTCCCAACGAGCCGTGCACCTCGCAGGTGCTCGACATTCTCAAGCGCGAAAACGTGAAGGCGACCTTCTTCCTGATTGGTGAAAACG is part of the Candidatus Sulfotelmatobacter sp. genome and harbors:
- a CDS encoding glycosyltransferase → MVVPAHNEEVLLPRCLDALLSQDYPGPLEIIVVENGSTDATAEIAQRAGVTVIRDSNRDYSGALIRGFAHAQSDIIALTDADSVVPSNWVSRLIHEYQRDRSAVAIGGGIVFERPNLRGWFLARVLVPLFNWIDSFDPKGPHLWGANFSVRREAFEKIGGWNRNYSLQVDCEISERLRAVGKVRVIRSLQVRTSSRRWNHALLNNLFVYISNFVSMRLFSRPMWRDFQVVRDDPAAPRRRWGIAAFWTLALLAIAGLSAAALSPQSSLFGRTYWRGAGADKLVALSFDDGPNEPCTSQVLDILKRENVKATFFLIGENVRHFPDTAARIVREGHIVGNHTDHHPMPFALRPSTTLQAEVSNAEMSIRNATGQYAHLFRPPNGLRTPWLMSVLDRDSLIAVTWDDAPGDWDPLPVQTIVERTLSRARPGSIILLHDGMNLEHGADQGATVRALPGIIEGLRARGYRFVTVPELLKCPATLSAWPPRASPRRSRA